The window TTTGTCTCTTCTTTTTGGAGCTATTATTTCATGGGTTATCATGTGGCCCTTAATTGAGTTAAAGAAAGGTGATTGGTACAGTGCTTCTTTATCTTCTAGTAGTCTTCATGACTCAAGGTTACAGGGTTTTCATTGCCATTGCTATGATACTTGGTGATGGTCTTTACCATGTATTCTTCATGCCTTTTCAAACATTCTACAGCTTAGCTAAGCAGAAGTTCAgcaatgaaaaattgaaaatgttgattCATCATTCGAAGTTACTGACTACGATGCTCAACGGGGAACTGATTAACTTCTTGAAAGATCAAATACCTAAATGGGTGGCAATGGTTGGCTATGTTGTACTTGCAGCCATACCTGTAATCACAGTTCCTTTAATCTTCCATAAGTTGAAATGGTACGGTATTTTGGCTCACTGATTGGTCTCTTGCATCAAACTATGGTAAATTTGCTATTATCATCTTTAGTGCTTGGGTTGGCCTTGGCGATGGAGGTGTTATTGCTGGTCTTGATTTCCTATGGTGTCATGATGAGCATTCTTATTACTGCTTCTGATCTTATGCAAGACTTCAAGACAGGTTATTTGACTCTAACCTCTCCTCGGTCGATGTTTGTCAGCCAAGTTTGTGGGAGTGCTATTGGCTGCATTTTGTCCCCCCTTGTCTTTTGGTTCTTCTTCAAAGCTTATGATGTTGGAGACCCTGAAGAGTCATACCCTGCACCATATGGTCTAATGTACCGTGGTATTGCTCTTCTCAGCGTCGAGGGAGTGTCTTCCCTTTCCAAAAACTGCCTCACCCCTGTATTTTGCTTCTTTATTGGTGCTGTTGTCATTAACATTATTTGGGATGTCCTCCAAAAGTTTGAAACCAAATACCGCTTCTACCATTTGGTCCAAGTCCAATGTGTATGGCAACTCCATTCTACCTCGGTGCCTATTTTGCTATCGACATGTGTTGGGAGCTTGATTCTTTACATATGGTAGAGGAAGAACAAAGTCAAGGCCAATGAGTATGCTCCTATCGTGGTTTCAAGACTTATCTGTGGCAAATCTTTGTGGAGTGTGCCAGCAGCCATATTGGCCTTGGCCAGGTCAAAGCTCCTCTTTGCATGAAGTTCTTGAGTTCCTCTGCTAATGCTAGGGTTTATGCCTTCTTACAACACTACAATGTTCATTTGTTTTAGGATATTAACCTCAATGTGCATTTACATTTGACTACCAAGTGATTTAGTTTAGCTTGtttatattttgagatttacttttacaaaaaCTACATTGATCTTGAGCTTACAAGTAATCgataaaatcttaattttttaaatagtttgttatTACAATCTTTTTAGATTTGTGATACCCATATCAtcaattaacttaaaaagCTTATTTCTCATTGTCCTCCTTTTCGTTCCCacaaattagttaaaaaaaatgtcatttaacatatttttgaaTTGTAATCAACTCCATAATCAAAGAATCACCCACTTTGAGCCTTCAAGAGAATGCACTTGGGGCCAACCtcatgagagagagaaaaaaagagagatgaaaacAATCATGCAGTAATGGTTAATTGAGAGCCAAGTTTCCATGCATTTCTTGCCTTAAGATCACTTCATAAACATTCACTTCCCCCTCTTAGAAAAATGTACTAGCTTCTAATTGCATCACCATTACATAATATAACTTCTGCCCTCAATTTCCCTTTCATCACCATTGTTATAAGATGGGAAAACCTCCTTGCTGTGATAAGTCCAATGTTAAAAGGGGGCTCTGGACTGCAGAAGAGGATGCCAAAATCCTTGCTTATGTTTCCAACCATGGAGTTGGCAATTGGACTCTGGTTCCCAAGAAAGCAggtctcttctcttttctcactttatcttctttgttttgattcttttgtaatttaacaaaacaaaaaggcattttaataaatatacaatttgGCTCCTTTTCCAACAGGTTTGAATAGATGCGGAAAGAGTTGTAGATTGAGATGGACTAATTACCTTAGGCCTGATCTCAGGCATGACAGCTTCACTCCTCAAGAAGAAGACCTCATTATTAAGCTCCATCAAGCCATTGGAAGCAGGTCCATACCTTATTCACTTCCCTTAATTTCTTCATCCTTTGAGGACACTCGACTTACAAGTTAGGCTTTTGTACTCGAGTTTATGCCTCGGAGTTTCTTTCTTCTGGATTTGCCTAGCTTGTCTAAATTTCCAAAACTTTGTTTTACAAATCCGATATTAGGGCAATGAATTGTTTCACAGGTCTCTACAATGGTATGATGATATTATCTTTTACTTAAACGCTACTCCAAATGGTCTCATATAAGCAGATAATGCTCATACTCATAAAATCAGATAATCTCTATACAATCCAAATATGAACTATGCAAAACTAATCCAATCCAAGCTATTATAAAGGGAAAAAACATGGCATGTTATTGAGTGCTTGaaaatgaataacaaaaaatctCTGCTTCTTGATGTAATGCAGGTGGTCTGTAATAGCAAAGCAACTTCCAGGAAGAACAGACAATGATGTGAAGAATTATTGGAACACAAAGCTGAGAAAAAAGCTATTAAAAATGGGAATTGATCCAATAACTCACAAACCATTTTCGCAGATCCTTTTTGACTATGGATCTATAAGCAGCCTCCAAACCACACCAAAACCTCTTATGGGTCCCTTCAACAAAACCTTAACTCCAACAACAACAATGGCGAAAAGCCAGCAGCCATTTTCTTCAGGAACCAATATGGGAGAGCAATTCCAGTTTCAGACACCAAAAAAACCATACATTTTGAAGGAACAACCGACAAGCTCGTCTTGTTCATCATCTTCCATCAATGGCAGTGAAACAATGTTCCATTTGGGTAGTTCTTCGGGGCACAGCAATGGGATTGAGCCAAATTTGCAGCGATGTGAAGGGTCTTCTTCTGATCCGTCATTCGATTCGTTTGTGGATGCTTTGTTGGAGCAGGATTTTGAGATTAAGGGTTCCTTTCCGGAGATCTTGGATGAGTGTTTTgattattgagaaatttggggttttagtgttttttatttgtcatttctgttttccttttccaaaaataaaataaaaaataaaaaattaataactgCCTTCTTTGAATGGatcaatttcaattcttcatcactcaaattatttgaaatttccaataataatcctaaattttcatttcaaacttttaaatctCTAATATAATCAACAACTCCATGGAAATCAATTTTGTGCAATTGAAATAactttttgttggtttttaaataaaattgaagggTACGAAAATTCCTTTGCTTGGGTGTTGGTTGATTAGTCATATCAATTAGTTGTATAGATGTGTGATGGAGGTCAATtctatgtatttatttttgagtTCAATATAGAGGACACATTGAACTTAGATCCacattacataattaattttctcattcAAATATGCTGGATAATCAgtccaaaatatatttaatgtgaaaatgaatggaattttttgtactttgtctcataaatttaaatattgtagGGAGGTCTAGTCATttgcttttagaaaaaaaaaaaagcgatGTATTATCTTGTTCTCAATAATACTcttaatattagtttttagATGAAAGATCAATACGtcgtttaaaaaataactctagattaaaaaaaactaacaaaaccATATTACCTTGTTTTTCATTCtgttttattctattttccTCTACTTCAATCTATGAGCTAATATcgatatatatttctttcattcttgTTTATTATAGATTTGAATAAACCTCACATTGTTTTTATGAGATGCAATGCTACTCATTTTctaatcaattcatttttttataaaaaaagtctCATAATAtgtaatatggtattagagttTGAAgcttaaaaacaaatattatatgaGAATAtggaaaagtatatatatatggaaatgAGAGGACTGTGAAACAAAttgagagggagagagagctGAAGGTAAGATGTTGACATTTGGAGACACATTTGATGTCACTATTTGGTGATTATGAAACAAAACCATACATTCAATAACAAATGGCAATTTGGAAACAGTACGGACATTATTGGGTTATTATCCAACCCAACCATAAAACAATCAatcgttttcttttctacaCAACAAAACAGATCCATCTTTTACCACCCTAGTTTGATGAATACGACATAATTATCTTTTCATCTCAATCGATAATATACGAATTCTCACACCTTTCAATAGGTTAATTAAAAACTTCATATGATTTCAACTAGGTTAATTAAGACATATATATTAAgatatgatttgattttcttactctaaatttgtatttgtttgcTTGACTAATTCTAGTAAATATCTATGGTTGAAACTTCATGTAATAGGGGTTAAGTATGTGTGAggaaattcaaaaataaatttagaatgcttgtgaaatgaaataagaatAGTTGTTTATggaagtttaaaataaaacattctaGAGATTAGACTATAATtaagaagaaagtgaagaacaaaaaactttACAAAAGTCACAATATTTTACAATTCTTAAATATCTAAACTTCCAACAActataattaaatagataaattaatTGAGGTCAAAAAGTACTTATAAATAGCTTGCTTTGTACTGTCTTTTGATAGCTTGCAACTCTTTAAGATCATAACTTTTTCCATTACCATACACATATcataatggagaaaaaaaaaagtagtagtGAATGATTTATTCAATTAAGGACCTACTTCACCAACTTCTGCTGATTGCTAATTATTCATCCATCTCATTGaggtatttttcttatataaaaaaaattcccttATCTATGATTTATCTTTCTCCtccattttcaatttgattagAAGTGTTATATCTgcatttgaataataattattatatatagccAATACTTTCACATGTGtcccataaattaaaaagcaaATATACTAACACTGAAAATTGGGGACTTTGGAAAAGAATTGTGAGTAGATTATTAgttgaaatataatttgtaaGCATTTTTTAAAGGTTGATCTTGAACACTAAACATTAAGAGATTTTTGCGAAGTAGAAGAGCTAAATAGAAGGTAAAAAGATTATATGGCAACATGTTTAAAGGTTAATTGAAAGGTTAATTGAATGaaagattttttattaaactcTTTCCAAATAAAAAGTGGAGTGATGCATGTCAAAGGTACTACTAGTCTAGAATTGTGTCTacatttcttttgtcttttctcatttaaaatgaatgtttaatatttaactgaaaaaaacaatgttttttttttataaataaaatagggAGGAATGCTCAAGAATTgaccaatttttaaaaataaaataattgtttttataaataggGAGGAAAATAGGGAGAGGAGAATGTTCcactaaatctaaatttaaatctacATTGAAATATATCACTTATTTGTTTGGAAGAAACTAATCCAATTCCAAGTCCTTACGTTGCATATAATACCAGCTCCAATTGGTAGCATACAAGAAATAGGTCAATTCacgagaaacaaaaaaattacttgAATAACGAggaaaaatgtaatattttgttatatataatataattaattcttcTATGAAGATGCAAATACaagtaattaaacaaattcaacCTTGCAACTACCTAAAGTTACACAACCTCACagaaataagaaattgaaACATGAGGAGGTATATTAGATGAAAGGGATAGAGTTGAGTAGGATATGTAATTtgatattcaaatttgtttatttacatGAGAATATGAATTTCATGATAACatgaattatataaaattcaagttGCTGAAATCCAATACCATGTAATTAGAAGAAGGCATAGAAACtactaattaaaagaaagaaaacctactttttttttctacttttttcaTCGTATACCAAACACTACACACAAACTCTCAAAAGTGCAAATACTCGTTGGCAAGAAAACCTTAGAAGGACATGGAATCTTCCGAAAAAATGTGAGGCATTACTGGGACAAAGCATAAAGTAAAGTTAGATATCAATAGCAGGAAAGAAGAACAAATGGAAATTAGGAAATGAATAgtaatgataaaaagaaaaggggttGATTGTTTGGCATATGACACACATGAATATGAATGAGAGAAcacattaaacaaatatataaataatcatgttattaaaagggaaaataatCAACAAGACGGACGTGACTCCCACTACCTAACAGCTACctataatatttaatcaatcaatcttttttcttcttcttcttcttctaatatCTACATGATAGCTAGATAAACACATTGTGAGGTTTATATCTCTCTAAAGTTCCTTTCACTATTCGCTGTCTTTCCCTCAAACTACACCCCATCAAATATACACACtattactctctctctctctctctctctctctaactttctctctctctcctaaCCTTCTTTGACttctactctctctctctctagaaGTTGCCGCCTGCAGTTTCTTTGTTGAACCCCATTTGGgttccttttcaaaattaaaatctcttttttttttctgcatAGAATTGGGCGGTAAGCACGATGGTTTATGAAGAATTATTGGTCCTCATTGAAGTTTAGAAGAGGAGAGGGTCAAAGTCagaaattattgttattgttaccATAAAGCACTTTTGGGAATTATTTAGCGCTTTTGTATGGAGAACAGCAATATTAGTTATGACTTTATGATCagattatataaatttgaacaatACCATatgatttcttcttcaaagTAATGGAAGGGGAGAATCAGAAGTCTAAATCCAGTAGGTTCCTCAAGTACTGGTTCACTACTGCAAAGCACAAGAAACCTGACCCATGTTATCCCAACAATGAGATTTCTGGTTTGTTTTTCATGTAtttgttgatttaaattttagttaattttcaattttaacttaCTTGTGGggatgattttgttttttttttctttttttttttcttttctttttgggtttttgttGAAGATGGAGATGATTACGAAAGTGAAAACTTTCTGGGGAAGGTCCTTTCTCGGTCGGTTGACATGGGTCCATGCAAATTAACAAATGAATTAAGGTGgccaaagaaattaaaagaaaaaaaatcgagtcataatttctttatgatccttttcttttctctatgTGAACTTACAAGATGGAATCGATTTTCATCAATTGAATCAGAATCTTTGTGGGTACTTGGAATGTGGCCGGGAGATCGCCGATCGGAAGCTTGGCAGTCGACTTAGATGATTGGCTCAACCTCAAAGATGCTGCAGATTTGTACGTTCTTGGGTATGTTTAGATCCAAAAAAAAGGCAACTAGAACtcttttttcaacaattgggcactaaatttgaaattgggtttgtttttctctgtttttggAGCGAAGGTTTCAAGAGATTGTACCGTTAAAAACAAGGACAGTGGTCGGAGCAGAGGACACAACCAAAGCAACAAACTGGAACTTACTGATTGGAAAAATTTTGAACGACAAATATGGATGCCCATGGCTAACGCCAATGATGATGAATGAAGCCACCGGGGACGGGGACTACACAAGAAACACAAACCTTAACAGACCAATGAGATTCCCCGGCGGAGATCAAACTCCGATCAAATTCCAGGGCAGAATTCCGGCGAACAGGGTAATGGGAGGGAGCAGATACGTGTTGTTGGCAAGCAAGAAGATGGTGGGAGTGTTTATAAGCGTATGGATAAGAAGAGATTTGGTGAGAAAATATTACATATCGAATGTGAAGGTTTGTTCAGTGGCCTGTGGAATAATGGGCTATTTAGGGAATAAAGGGTCGGTTGCGGTGAGTATGTCAATTGAAGGGACAAGTTTTTGCTTCGTGGCGGCACATTTGGCTTCCGGCGAGAAAAAGGGGGACGAGCGGCGGAGAAACCACCAGGTGTCGGAGATATTCCGGCGAACATTTTTCGCCAGATCGCCTAAAGATGATGAGTATCCAAATCCACATCATCCTCCTCTCACCATCTTAGGACATGAGTAAGTGGgtgtttttaatttctttgtcgtcgctattaaatgaaaaaggcCAATGTTACAGTTATTG of the Cucumis sativus cultivar 9930 chromosome 3, Cucumber_9930_V3, whole genome shotgun sequence genome contains:
- the LOC101208812 gene encoding type IV inositol polyphosphate 5-phosphatase 7 isoform X1, encoding MEGENQKSKSSRFLKYWFTTAKHKKPDPCYPNNEISEDGDDYESENFLGKVLSRSVDMGPCKLTNELRIFVGTWNVAGRSPIGSLAVDLDDWLNLKDAADLYVLGFQEIVPLKTRTVVGAEDTTKATNWNLLIGKILNDKYGCPWLTPMMMNEATGDGDYTRNTNLNRPMRFPGGDQTPIKFQGRIPANRVMGGSRYVLLASKKMVGVFISVWIRRDLVRKYYISNVKVCSVACGIMGYLGNKGSVAVSMSIEGTSFCFVAAHLASGEKKGDERRRNHQVSEIFRRTFFARSPKDDEYPNPHHPPLTILGHDQIFWFGDLNYRLYLEDSFARQLIKKQDWEALQEFDQLRKEQEAGGVFQGWREGNIEFAPTYKYSSSNCNRYSGGPLRRTGEKQRTPAWCDRILWYGKGVRQLSYFRSESKFSDHRPVSAQFLSHIDLLETTNPRVIALSKFLPSIPSPKQMVKGETNEESKSTLAALMVKDREESAKFIEQRYRTITE
- the LOC101208812 gene encoding type IV inositol polyphosphate 5-phosphatase 7 isoform X2 produces the protein MEGENQKSKSSRFLKYWFTTAKHKKPDPCYPNNEISDGDDYESENFLGKVLSRSVDMGPCKLTNELRIFVGTWNVAGRSPIGSLAVDLDDWLNLKDAADLYVLGFQEIVPLKTRTVVGAEDTTKATNWNLLIGKILNDKYGCPWLTPMMMNEATGDGDYTRNTNLNRPMRFPGGDQTPIKFQGRIPANRVMGGSRYVLLASKKMVGVFISVWIRRDLVRKYYISNVKVCSVACGIMGYLGNKGSVAVSMSIEGTSFCFVAAHLASGEKKGDERRRNHQVSEIFRRTFFARSPKDDEYPNPHHPPLTILGHDQIFWFGDLNYRLYLEDSFARQLIKKQDWEALQEFDQLRKEQEAGGVFQGWREGNIEFAPTYKYSSSNCNRYSGGPLRRTGEKQRTPAWCDRILWYGKGVRQLSYFRSESKFSDHRPVSAQFLSHIDLLETTNPRVIALSKFLPSIPSPKQMVKGETNEESKSTLAALMVKDREESAKFIEQRYRTITE
- the LOC101209053 gene encoding transcription factor MYB35, producing MGKPPCCDKSNVKRGLWTAEEDAKILAYVSNHGVGNWTLVPKKAGLNRCGKSCRLRWTNYLRPDLRHDSFTPQEEDLIIKLHQAIGSRWSVIAKQLPGRTDNDVKNYWNTKLRKKLLKMGIDPITHKPFSQILFDYGSISSLQTTPKPLMGPFNKTLTPTTTMAKSQQPFSSGTNMGEQFQFQTPKKPYILKEQPTSSSCSSSSINGSETMFHLGSSSGHSNGIEPNLQRCEGSSSDPSFDSFVDALLEQDFEIKGSFPEILDECFDY